The following are encoded together in the Candidatus Hydrogenedens sp. genome:
- the hpt gene encoding hypoxanthine phosphoribosyltransferase, which translates to MQLIRPPLISKETIQKRVIELAEEILNDCNYEELHVIIILRGAIFFAVDLLRNLPPVNSIDFIKVSSYTGTQSSGKLVVDILPTDKISQQHILLVEDIFDTGLTTSYIKEWVQQQSPKSIKLCVLLEKEKERNGVNISPDYVGFHIEDKFVVGYGMDYNGRFRNLSDIYVLEVTE; encoded by the coding sequence ATGCAACTCATCAGACCACCATTAATTTCTAAGGAAACGATACAAAAGCGGGTTATTGAACTTGCTGAGGAAATTCTTAACGATTGTAATTATGAGGAATTGCATGTAATAATCATATTGCGAGGCGCAATATTCTTTGCTGTAGATTTGCTTCGGAACCTTCCACCTGTAAATTCGATTGATTTTATAAAAGTATCGAGTTATACTGGAACACAAAGCTCAGGAAAGTTAGTTGTAGATATTTTGCCAACCGATAAAATCAGTCAACAACACATTTTGTTAGTGGAGGATATTTTTGATACAGGGTTAACAACGAGTTATATAAAGGAGTGGGTACAACAACAATCACCTAAATCGATAAAACTGTGTGTTCTGCTTGAGAAAGAGAAAGAACGAAATGGAGTAAATATTTCTCCTGATTATGTTGGTTTTCATATTGAGGATAAATTTGTGGTTGGTTATGGAATGGATTATAACGGACGGTTTCGAAATTTGTCGGATATATATGTGCTTGAAGTAACAGAATAA
- a CDS encoding aldo/keto reductase → MEYTTLGTSDLKVSVIAFGAWQIGDASFWGESNEKEAEQVVNYAIEEGINLFDTAEMYGSGESEIRLGTILNNHKRSQVIIATKVSPQNCHPDLLIQSCENSLKRLNTDYIDLYQIHWPPKDIPFSDVYETMNKLKEQGKIRYIGVSNFGKEDLQNWFDCGGVSISNQIGYNLLFRAPEYEIIPYSIKHNIGILVYMPLMQGLLAGRWQKVEDIPILRRRTRHFSKNRPGTRHGEEGCERLTLETIQAIHALSEHLRIPMATLSLSWLHWQKGVSSIIVGCRSKQQLESNIKALLTPLDPEVFALLNEITYPLKRYMGTNADMWENENNKRIH, encoded by the coding sequence ATGGAATATACAACATTAGGAACTTCGGACCTAAAAGTATCTGTAATTGCTTTCGGAGCGTGGCAAATCGGAGATGCTTCTTTTTGGGGGGAAAGTAATGAAAAAGAAGCAGAGCAAGTGGTTAACTATGCCATAGAGGAAGGAATTAACCTTTTTGATACTGCAGAGATGTATGGCTCTGGTGAATCAGAAATAAGGTTGGGAACAATCTTAAATAATCATAAACGCTCACAAGTAATCATTGCTACGAAAGTAAGTCCTCAAAATTGTCATCCTGATTTGCTTATTCAGTCATGTGAAAATAGTTTAAAGCGGTTAAACACGGATTATATTGACCTTTATCAAATCCACTGGCCTCCCAAAGACATTCCTTTTTCTGATGTCTATGAAACAATGAATAAACTAAAAGAACAAGGAAAAATCCGCTATATTGGCGTTTCTAATTTTGGTAAAGAGGATTTGCAGAACTGGTTTGATTGTGGTGGTGTTTCTATTTCCAATCAGATTGGATATAACCTGCTTTTTCGTGCCCCTGAATATGAGATTATTCCATATTCTATAAAACACAATATTGGGATTCTGGTATATATGCCTCTTATGCAAGGGCTTCTGGCGGGACGTTGGCAAAAAGTAGAGGATATTCCCATATTACGTAGACGAACAAGACATTTTTCAAAGAATCGTCCTGGTACCAGACACGGTGAAGAAGGCTGTGAACGACTCACATTAGAAACAATACAAGCAATTCACGCATTATCTGAGCATTTAAGAATTCCAATGGCAACGTTGAGCCTATCGTGGTTACATTGGCAAAAAGGGGTTTCTTCTATCATTGTCGGATGTAGGTCAAAACAACAATTAGAGAGCAATATAAAGGCTCTACTTACACCTCTTGACCCCGAAGTATTTGCATTGCTAAATGAGATTACCTATCCATTAAAGAGATATATGGGTACCAACGCTGATATGTGGGAGAATGAAAATAACAAACGGATTCATTAA
- the tilS gene encoding tRNA lysidine(34) synthetase TilS has translation MIIANVKKIISEFDLVSSEEKILVAVSGGADSVALLYALFDLGYQLEVAHFDHQTRQGQSKKDAEFVAQLSKKLGLPFHLKSRPVEEEAISFRRSFEEYAREVRYRFLLDIARLRGCQVIATGHHADDQVETVLMRMIRGTTPLGLTGIPIVRIEEGIRIIRPLYYCSKGMIETWLRDRGVDWCIDASNFQNDYFRNKVRNVLIPELRTYNQKIRDAILHLIELQQCESEYLSKQAEQAMQVIITSRKISRARFAEFHEAIRRRCLVILLQKMGIECTYERVISASQFILTGGTGQKFDLGQGYLLYNGKEWTEIVLQNSQKNDRQIVRLKIPGVTKAYGFLFNARIVMLPKNYDWKSYCKPNLQVFDADVLSDGVWVRKRENGDKFIPLGMANSRKLSDYFIDLGVPLPEREQIPILETPHGIIWIVGYAPSAIAAITTLTRRILEIEVTPCNSSDHH, from the coding sequence ATGATTATTGCAAATGTAAAAAAAATAATATCAGAATTTGATTTGGTTTCCTCAGAAGAGAAGATATTGGTTGCTGTTTCTGGTGGTGCAGATTCAGTGGCTTTGCTTTATGCTCTCTTTGATTTAGGTTATCAATTGGAAGTGGCTCATTTTGACCATCAGACGCGACAGGGACAAAGTAAAAAAGATGCCGAATTTGTAGCACAACTCTCAAAAAAATTAGGACTTCCTTTTCACTTAAAATCGCGACCAGTAGAAGAAGAAGCCATTAGTTTTCGTCGTTCTTTTGAGGAATATGCACGAGAGGTTCGGTATCGTTTCTTATTAGATATCGCTCGGTTGAGAGGATGTCAAGTGATAGCTACAGGTCATCATGCAGATGACCAGGTAGAAACCGTCTTAATGCGAATGATACGAGGTACAACACCTTTGGGTTTGACAGGAATCCCAATTGTGCGGATTGAGGAAGGTATACGTATTATTAGACCCTTATATTATTGTAGTAAGGGGATGATAGAAACTTGGTTAAGGGATAGAGGTGTGGACTGGTGTATAGATGCGTCGAATTTTCAGAATGATTACTTCCGTAATAAAGTTCGAAATGTTTTGATACCTGAATTACGTACTTATAACCAAAAGATTAGAGATGCTATCTTGCATTTGATTGAATTACAACAATGTGAGAGTGAATATTTATCAAAACAAGCAGAACAAGCAATGCAGGTAATTATAACTTCCAGAAAAATTTCAAGGGCACGCTTCGCTGAGTTCCATGAAGCGATACGTAGACGCTGTCTTGTAATTCTACTCCAAAAAATGGGTATTGAATGCACATATGAACGTGTTATTTCTGCATCACAATTTATATTAACAGGTGGAACTGGGCAGAAGTTTGATTTAGGGCAGGGATACCTTCTATACAATGGTAAAGAATGGACAGAAATAGTATTGCAGAATTCACAAAAAAATGATAGGCAGATAGTACGCCTTAAAATACCAGGAGTTACTAAGGCATATGGCTTTTTATTTAATGCTCGTATTGTAATGTTGCCTAAAAATTACGATTGGAAATCATATTGTAAACCGAATCTTCAAGTATTTGATGCGGATGTATTATCTGATGGTGTCTGGGTACGAAAAAGGGAAAATGGAGATAAATTTATACCACTTGGTATGGCTAATAGTAGAAAATTGAGTGATTATTTCATCGATTTAGGTGTGCCTCTTCCAGAACGCGAACAAATTCCGATATTAGAAACTCCCCACGGTATTATATGGATTGTAGGTTATGCGCCAAGTGCAATTGCAGCGATTACAACACTAACCCGTAGAATACTTGAAATTGAGGTAACTCCATGCAACTCATCAGACCACCATTAA
- a CDS encoding TIM barrel protein: protein MSMLFGINTGFAINRFVEPEDWTRIVAEELGLSVVQFTADLLNPWYPEKIVYQQAEKIRNACEKYNIWIQTSFTSQFTRVNHLLHPDDDIRNAWLDWFKRFFKLSVFLGAEGSGSHFGILTVHDNADSNIRQKRIHKGVECWRNLSEYGAEIGLKYLLWEPMSISREIGETISSAEEIQNLCKVNFSIPMTLCFDVDHGDVSSPNPDDTNPYVWIEHFGGEIKVLHLKQSLQDKGGHYPFTDEYNVNGKIFPEKIISTIKKAGINSISLILEISHRERYPFEQRVLSDLKKSVEYWKPFI, encoded by the coding sequence ATGTCTATGTTATTTGGTATAAATACTGGATTTGCTATAAATCGTTTTGTTGAACCTGAAGATTGGACAAGGATTGTCGCCGAAGAATTAGGACTATCTGTAGTTCAATTTACTGCAGATTTATTAAATCCGTGGTACCCAGAGAAAATTGTTTATCAACAGGCAGAAAAAATAAGAAATGCGTGTGAAAAATATAACATCTGGATACAGACAAGTTTTACTTCCCAATTTACACGGGTAAATCACCTATTACATCCAGATGATGATATTCGTAATGCATGGCTTGATTGGTTTAAGAGGTTTTTCAAACTTTCAGTTTTCCTTGGTGCGGAAGGTTCAGGAAGTCATTTCGGAATTTTAACAGTTCATGATAATGCAGATTCGAATATCAGGCAGAAAAGGATACATAAGGGAGTTGAATGTTGGCGGAATTTGTCTGAGTATGGAGCTGAGATAGGTTTGAAATATCTTCTTTGGGAACCAATGTCTATCTCGAGAGAAATAGGAGAGACCATCTCATCTGCAGAAGAAATCCAGAATCTGTGTAAAGTTAACTTTTCCATTCCTATGACGCTTTGTTTCGATGTAGACCATGGAGATGTTTCTTCTCCAAATCCAGATGATACAAATCCTTATGTTTGGATAGAACATTTTGGAGGTGAAATAAAAGTCCTCCATTTAAAACAGAGTCTTCAAGATAAAGGAGGACATTATCCTTTCACAGATGAGTATAACGTGAATGGAAAAATATTTCCTGAAAAAATAATATCAACTATAAAAAAGGCTGGAATAAATTCAATCTCTCTAATACTTGAAATCAGCCACCGAGAAAGATATCCGTTTGAACAGAGGGTACTTTCTGATCTAAAAAAATCGGTTGAGTATTGGAAACCATTTATCTAA
- a CDS encoding phosphotransferase: MTVELQGLEIVADVIRKNYDVGEVGLPRPLEGAHQRRHRKMVVETTKGVFLAKTYTRELVVIDSLNFQHRLSDHLFINGLPVARIQKAKSGKGYVEVDDWILELQEFVKGEPMTLNLNTLAISAKALGMFHKVCYGFPAPPRDVNMWRFSEVPKNVFLSFYKLACREKDEEALRPYYKYLVEFIQRSTQELSIEKRSEFEVGLIHGDWHGANLLFSGNKLLAIIDLEFAGLGCYLEDISYAISNLCVRTSMNEEKLRMRTLMLLEHYEKRRTLSYAELVALFYAVGVKHITTVSYQSKNNPNVAGYTPSQWIERLAFQCRWLEEQSRKARWGEKL; encoded by the coding sequence ATGACCGTAGAACTTCAGGGTTTAGAAATAGTTGCTGATGTTATTCGCAAAAACTATGACGTAGGTGAAGTGGGTTTGCCTCGGCCTTTAGAAGGGGCTCATCAAAGACGTCATCGAAAAATGGTAGTTGAAACGACCAAAGGTGTATTCCTTGCAAAAACGTATACAAGGGAACTCGTTGTTATCGACTCTTTAAATTTTCAACACCGTCTTTCCGACCATTTATTTATTAATGGTTTGCCAGTAGCCCGTATACAAAAAGCAAAGAGTGGTAAAGGTTATGTCGAGGTCGATGACTGGATTCTGGAATTACAAGAATTTGTCAAAGGTGAACCTATGACATTAAATTTGAATACCTTGGCTATTTCTGCCAAGGCACTGGGTATGTTTCATAAAGTGTGCTATGGCTTCCCAGCACCACCGCGGGATGTTAATATGTGGCGGTTTAGTGAGGTTCCAAAAAATGTCTTTTTAAGTTTTTATAAACTGGCATGTAGAGAAAAAGATGAGGAAGCCCTCAGACCATATTACAAATATTTAGTTGAGTTTATCCAACGTTCTACACAAGAACTTTCTATCGAAAAGCGTTCAGAATTTGAAGTAGGGCTAATTCATGGAGATTGGCATGGGGCTAATCTTTTATTTTCAGGAAATAAATTATTAGCCATTATTGACCTCGAGTTTGCGGGGTTAGGATGTTATTTAGAAGATATTTCCTATGCCATTTCCAATTTGTGTGTTCGAACAAGTATGAATGAAGAAAAACTAAGAATGCGAACCCTTATGTTATTGGAACATTATGAAAAAAGAAGAACCCTTTCATATGCAGAATTGGTTGCACTATTCTATGCGGTCGGTGTGAAGCATATTACCACTGTTTCTTACCAGTCTAAAAATAATCCAAATGTAGCAGGGTATACGCCATCCCAATGGATAGAACGATTGGCTTTTCAATGCCGTTGGCTTGAAGAACAATCACGAAAAGCACGTTGGGGAGAGAAACTTTAA
- a CDS encoding dynamin family protein: MSIKKHQENRLWAFEALTLLEEFTNDPEFEGDKSQEINRIRGKRSELKDGKYRVVFLGEFNVGKTTLINAFFGDTYLPMVLEECTAKVTHVMSGDTMQLILRSQSPIPSETIQVLREFFSYTGIEADISPDTSYNFWVITYKTAYPEDIHRTLSAIVTLTADEEFPKLKILREKVDEVIVVIPEKTFEEDIALVDSPGVHSITETHKKITEDIIPNCHLVICLLDSQSAGNEHNRDFISKLVREYQRKVFFVINKSDQLNPDEIDPQGRRGPAKDLLRCIDGIVDNPEIFFVSALYALYASQLRCGTITLNDIDKNEKIHIPYQIRSQLEQTLNPAEEIANYLMTRSSFGTFKERFLDYLYRENREGAILTSVCRFIRDIAHIYAKPFEIKIQLAQQNPRLERIRKERQQLQKQIEENMKFMNDIIQIFDTITAGGTIGENKYEGYEHLISRLFSRQNIENDIFKPIRQWLCTGDNLTKARKNKYLPLQQYLGEILDNFLKSTSTEINRVIDEYECYITRDIIQKGYNFTSLPYSKIELEKGAIVAIDASLAFSYFLFFLGGAVLGGVTGAIIGEGFLSNFQWADWLGMAVPIIPHLSAYILGGIGTVLGALLGLIARSFGGDEIRREKLIEKISEYIEKTLIQGIKESLKKNVETRKSQFISALQSFFDNLNTELNQQILKLAEEENRLEQAQKELILRLQGKIDKLNQIANCAHEIVDSTFKITSGI; encoded by the coding sequence ATGTCTATAAAAAAACATCAGGAAAATCGTCTTTGGGCTTTCGAAGCACTAACTCTTTTGGAAGAATTCACGAATGACCCTGAATTTGAAGGTGATAAGAGTCAAGAAATAAACCGCATTCGTGGCAAACGAAGCGAACTTAAAGATGGAAAATACCGCGTTGTATTTTTAGGTGAATTTAACGTCGGCAAGACAACTTTAATCAATGCTTTTTTTGGAGATACCTATCTACCGATGGTTTTAGAAGAGTGCACAGCAAAGGTTACCCATGTGATGAGTGGTGATACCATGCAATTAATTTTACGTTCTCAATCTCCTATACCTTCAGAGACAATTCAAGTATTAAGAGAATTCTTTTCATATACGGGTATAGAAGCCGATATTTCCCCAGATACTTCTTATAACTTTTGGGTTATTACTTATAAAACAGCATATCCAGAGGATATTCACAGGACATTAAGTGCTATTGTGACTCTCACAGCAGATGAAGAATTCCCAAAATTAAAAATATTAAGAGAAAAAGTAGATGAAGTTATCGTTGTTATTCCCGAAAAAACTTTCGAAGAAGATATAGCCCTCGTTGACTCACCAGGTGTACATAGTATTACAGAGACTCACAAAAAAATTACTGAAGACATAATCCCCAATTGCCATCTGGTAATATGTCTCTTAGACAGTCAAAGTGCTGGGAATGAACACAACCGTGACTTTATCTCTAAATTAGTTCGCGAATATCAACGAAAGGTCTTTTTTGTTATTAATAAATCTGACCAACTCAATCCTGATGAGATAGACCCACAAGGACGTCGTGGTCCTGCAAAAGACCTATTGCGGTGTATTGATGGAATTGTTGATAATCCAGAGATTTTCTTCGTCTCTGCGTTATATGCATTGTATGCCTCTCAATTACGTTGTGGGACAATTACATTAAATGATATAGATAAAAATGAAAAGATTCATATTCCGTATCAAATAAGGAGCCAACTTGAACAGACTCTAAATCCTGCAGAAGAAATTGCAAATTATCTTATGACACGTAGTTCATTTGGCACCTTTAAAGAACGGTTCCTTGACTATTTATATCGTGAAAATCGAGAAGGGGCAATTTTAACCTCCGTATGTAGATTTATTCGTGATATTGCACATATCTACGCTAAACCTTTCGAAATAAAAATTCAATTGGCTCAACAAAATCCACGATTAGAACGGATTCGTAAAGAACGACAGCAACTCCAAAAACAAATCGAAGAGAATATGAAATTTATGAACGACATTATTCAGATATTTGACACAATAACTGCTGGTGGAACTATAGGGGAAAATAAATATGAGGGATATGAACATTTAATAAGTAGATTATTCTCAAGACAAAACATAGAAAATGATATTTTCAAACCTATTCGCCAATGGTTATGCACAGGTGATAATTTAACAAAAGCACGGAAGAATAAATACCTACCGTTACAACAATACTTAGGCGAGATTTTAGACAACTTCTTAAAATCTACCTCAACTGAGATAAACAGAGTTATCGATGAATACGAATGTTATATCACCAGAGATATAATTCAAAAAGGATATAATTTTACATCGTTACCATATTCAAAAATTGAATTAGAAAAGGGTGCAATTGTAGCCATAGATGCAAGCCTTGCCTTTTCCTATTTCCTTTTCTTTTTAGGAGGTGCGGTTCTTGGAGGAGTTACAGGTGCCATCATAGGTGAAGGTTTTCTAAGCAACTTCCAATGGGCAGATTGGTTAGGAATGGCGGTACCGATTATACCTCATCTGTCTGCTTATATCTTAGGTGGAATAGGAACGGTTCTTGGTGCTTTATTAGGTTTAATTGCTCGCTCCTTTGGCGGAGATGAAATACGTAGAGAAAAATTAATTGAAAAAATAAGTGAATATATCGAAAAAACGCTTATTCAAGGAATTAAAGAATCCTTAAAAAAGAATGTTGAAACGAGAAAGAGCCAATTTATTTCGGCATTACAGTCTTTTTTTGACAATCTAAATACAGAATTGAATCAGCAAATCCTTAAATTAGCGGAAGAAGAGAACCGATTAGAGCAGGCACAAAAGGAACTCATTTTGCGACTTCAAGGGAAAATAGACAAACTCAATCAAATTGCAAACTGTGCCCATGAAATTGTTGATAGTACTTTTAAAATAACTTCTGGGATATAA
- a CDS encoding LptA/OstA family protein — MTFLKEDFLIKKINGVFIISIFIFVLCIQSYSQAEATNQKTDEKQQTLEQQSDNGKQNPSKKQKVKRNFNNPTPQKPEIKEAEPVVGTIIRRYPPMERVRAPMTGRPSINPMLDMKPRSLRDAFTQPLSLGSEAEGFVPPDWKQPFKDVKADRMHREIDTNTTVMEGNVHLRLGELLFESDYFSYAGEAEKVEALGNVRITQKDAVLQADRVIYQTPSKEDIRYSPSILKPALTEEELAQKRLTAGKIYAEFLSIKDPYRDFFAERIEYDFLKRTGDMKNAKGVIGPFYFQAGSLQLKGENTFTAEDVWLTTCDHDPPHYRVKVRRLDVEGGRLKQAEYLRLQIGKVTTPLFLPVWGGEGGLFGGFDIDAGRESEIGSYLNVGYLYKFNENIQLGPRMMPTEKEGVGFGGDVYYDFMETPTSFMYRTKGEIHGLYTTEERGYIHLKHRFEPSDDLVVLGQIEHWGDEEFYKDFFYKTYRDRTEPRSFVNLTYRQPNYIATATTRVGTHGWVHETERLPEVTFHWLEQPLFSNVYLSFDTFNAYNRREPYDYEAFRTVNIARLTYDLKPLGPIKVTPFTESQITWYSEQTEQDDTIGGLSQKFGVTLQSRLIRVYDGFLGFSAFKHLVLPSLTLSYRTPSAYNIEDRYYFDPLDTVTGQTRLETKLDNIFYGKDSETQEVWQVARITLYQGNDFWNEYHKSDDYEVEMDLRPRKWYGVQFVGEKHVSEEIPWYQQLRGIDRLSIHDWMDEWLWEKKGNHFFWGNTDLISGDYTRLLGLFYFDNTLVSGRTNGRIGFMLAETEDVVFNRDILYGLGYQLTEKWSVAFEHIYDLENDQLRRQTYELRRNLHCWDIGLRWTERERGTDISVEFSLTAFPGTRVRF, encoded by the coding sequence GTGACATTTCTTAAAGAAGATTTTCTTATAAAAAAAATTAATGGGGTTTTTATTATTAGTATATTTATTTTTGTTTTATGTATTCAGTCATATTCACAGGCTGAAGCGACAAATCAAAAAACCGATGAAAAACAACAAACATTGGAACAGCAGTCTGACAATGGGAAACAGAATCCTTCCAAAAAACAAAAGGTGAAGAGAAATTTCAATAATCCTACCCCGCAAAAACCAGAAATAAAAGAAGCAGAACCTGTGGTTGGCACGATCATTCGTAGATATCCGCCGATGGAAAGGGTTCGTGCTCCAATGACGGGTAGACCTTCTATCAACCCTATGTTAGATATGAAACCTCGTTCTTTAAGGGATGCTTTTACACAACCATTAAGTTTAGGTTCAGAAGCGGAAGGTTTTGTCCCTCCTGATTGGAAGCAACCTTTTAAGGATGTTAAGGCGGACCGTATGCATAGGGAAATAGATACGAACACAACAGTTATGGAAGGGAATGTTCACCTTCGATTAGGGGAACTCCTTTTTGAATCAGACTATTTCTCATACGCAGGAGAGGCAGAGAAGGTCGAGGCATTGGGCAATGTCCGAATTACTCAAAAAGATGCTGTTTTACAAGCAGATAGGGTAATTTATCAAACCCCTTCAAAAGAGGATATTCGGTATAGTCCTTCCATCTTGAAGCCTGCTTTAACAGAAGAGGAATTGGCACAGAAAAGATTGACGGCTGGGAAAATTTATGCAGAATTTTTATCCATTAAAGACCCCTATAGAGATTTTTTCGCTGAGCGGATTGAGTATGATTTTTTGAAACGAACAGGGGACATGAAAAACGCAAAGGGAGTTATTGGCCCCTTCTATTTTCAAGCAGGTTCACTACAATTAAAAGGAGAAAACACATTTACTGCGGAGGATGTCTGGCTTACAACATGTGACCATGACCCTCCACATTATCGTGTAAAGGTGAGACGATTAGACGTTGAAGGAGGCAGATTAAAGCAAGCTGAGTATCTTCGCCTACAAATAGGGAAAGTTACTACACCATTATTTCTACCTGTTTGGGGAGGTGAAGGAGGTTTATTTGGTGGTTTTGATATTGATGCGGGGAGGGAATCGGAAATAGGTTCTTACTTAAATGTGGGTTATTTATATAAATTTAATGAAAATATTCAATTAGGTCCCCGAATGATGCCGACAGAGAAAGAAGGAGTAGGCTTTGGTGGTGACGTCTATTATGATTTTATGGAAACGCCTACCTCTTTTATGTACAGAACAAAAGGCGAAATTCATGGTTTATATACAACAGAAGAGCGTGGTTATATTCATTTGAAACATCGGTTCGAGCCAAGTGACGATTTAGTTGTATTAGGGCAAATAGAACATTGGGGAGATGAAGAGTTTTATAAAGACTTTTTCTATAAGACATATAGAGACCGAACAGAACCCCGTTCCTTTGTCAATCTAACTTATCGACAGCCAAATTATATTGCCACTGCAACAACGCGTGTTGGCACTCATGGCTGGGTTCATGAAACAGAACGGCTTCCAGAAGTAACATTTCATTGGTTAGAACAACCATTATTTTCAAATGTATACCTGTCCTTTGATACGTTTAATGCATATAATCGTCGTGAACCATACGATTATGAGGCATTCCGTACGGTGAACATCGCTCGTTTAACGTATGATTTGAAGCCTTTGGGACCGATTAAGGTTACCCCATTTACAGAAAGTCAAATTACATGGTATTCTGAACAAACAGAGCAGGATGATACTATTGGCGGATTATCCCAAAAATTTGGAGTAACATTACAATCGCGTTTAATTCGTGTTTATGATGGTTTCTTAGGTTTTTCCGCTTTTAAGCATCTTGTCTTACCTTCATTGACACTATCATACCGAACCCCGTCTGCATACAATATAGAGGATCGCTATTATTTCGACCCACTCGATACTGTTACAGGGCAAACACGCCTGGAAACAAAGTTGGATAATATCTTTTATGGGAAGGATTCAGAGACACAGGAGGTGTGGCAAGTTGCAAGAATTACTCTTTATCAGGGAAATGATTTTTGGAATGAGTATCATAAGTCGGATGATTATGAGGTAGAAATGGATTTAAGACCACGTAAATGGTATGGCGTGCAGTTTGTAGGCGAAAAACATGTTTCAGAAGAAATTCCATGGTATCAACAGCTCAGAGGTATTGATAGATTATCTATACATGATTGGATGGATGAATGGTTATGGGAAAAGAAAGGAAACCATTTCTTCTGGGGAAATACCGATTTAATTTCAGGGGATTACACCCGTCTATTAGGATTGTTTTATTTTGATAATACTCTTGTTTCAGGGAGAACCAATGGACGAATCGGATTTATGCTTGCTGAGACGGAAGATGTTGTTTTCAATAGAGATATTTTATATGGGTTAGGGTATCAGTTAACAGAGAAATGGTCTGTTGCCTTTGAACATATTTATGACCTTGAAAATGACCAACTTCGTAGGCAAACGTATGAACTCAGACGTAATCTACATTGTTGGGATATTGGACTTCGTTGGACAGAAAGAGAACGGGGAACAGATATAAGCGTTGAATTTAGTTTAACAGCATTCCCAGGAACTCGAGTTCGTTTCTAA
- a CDS encoding carbohydrate kinase family protein encodes MKFDLVTVGVVCADVMVKPVDTFPNKGTLSLVPQLEIYLGGLAGVTAVVFSKLGGKSAFIGQLGEDRFGDFILQALTSSGVNVDGVKRTREHSSSATVVLINSQGERTFLHHVGTNASVSDEDLDFNVITSSRMLHWGGSSITPKLDGEPIGRIFEKARSLGVKTSIDTCYDGKGIWLPHIEPALRHTNIIFSSLEEARHYTGRQEPEDIADFYMSYGVEIAVIKMGEYGVLVKSKDERIQLPAYPVPVVDTTGAGDASCGGFLFAYLSGYPLLECAKIANAVGALTVQVMGGANGVQSLEHVLTFIKSMEKKNE; translated from the coding sequence ATGAAGTTTGACCTTGTAACTGTAGGTGTTGTTTGTGCAGATGTGATGGTGAAACCTGTGGATACTTTTCCTAATAAGGGTACGCTTTCCCTTGTGCCTCAGTTAGAAATATATTTGGGAGGTCTTGCAGGAGTTACCGCAGTGGTTTTTAGTAAGTTAGGAGGTAAATCTGCGTTTATCGGTCAATTAGGAGAAGACCGATTTGGAGATTTTATATTACAAGCATTGACTTCTTCGGGTGTAAATGTAGATGGTGTAAAACGAACAAGAGAGCATAGTTCATCAGCTACAGTTGTACTTATTAATTCTCAAGGGGAACGGACATTTTTACATCATGTTGGAACTAATGCAAGTGTTAGCGACGAGGATTTAGATTTTAATGTCATTACCTCCTCCCGGATGTTGCACTGGGGTGGAAGTTCTATAACTCCGAAATTAGATGGGGAACCTATTGGCAGGATATTTGAGAAAGCCCGTTCTTTAGGGGTAAAAACATCTATTGATACGTGCTATGATGGCAAAGGAATTTGGTTACCTCACATTGAGCCTGCATTAAGGCACACAAATATAATCTTCTCCAGTTTAGAAGAAGCACGCCATTATACTGGTAGGCAAGAGCCAGAGGATATAGCGGATTTTTATATGAGTTATGGAGTCGAGATTGCTGTAATTAAGATGGGAGAATACGGTGTTTTAGTTAAGAGTAAAGATGAACGAATTCAATTACCAGCCTATCCGGTTCCTGTTGTGGATACGACAGGTGCAGGAGATGCCTCGTGTGGGGGATTTTTGTTTGCATATCTTTCAGGTTATCCCTTGTTGGAATGTGCAAAAATAGCTAATGCTGTGGGAGCTTTAACAGTTCAAGTTATGGGTGGTGCAAACGGAGTCCAGTCTTTAGAACATGTTTTAACATTTATTAAGAGTATGGAGAAAAAAAATGAGTAA